A segment of the Candidatus Protochlamydia naegleriophila genome:
TTCCTAAATAAACGTAGCGATCTGCAAAAACTCCCAGCTGAAATAAAAAAGATTTGTCCATGTTGAAGTCGCTTGAGGATGAACGATTGGAGTCCAAAAGGGCAATTCTCGATATAAACTATTTTGACTGTTGATCATAAAATAAGATAGTAAATTATTAAATCATTAATTATATCTAAAGTTTAAATAAATCGCTAGTTTATTTATATAAACAAGTGGTTTGAATTGAATGTCAATTGAGATAGCTAGGGTAAGCTAAGGGTTGCAAGTTGAAAAGGCTATTTATGATAATTTGAGCCTTTCTGAATTTCGGTTGCACGGTAGATTTGCTCGATGAGAACTAGGCGTGTAATTTGGTGGGTGAATGTGAGAGGAGAGAGGCTAATGAGTTGGGCGTTTTGTTTAAGCTCGAGTGGGAGCCCCTCTGCCCCTCCAATGACAATGGTTAGGCGCGATCCTCCCCTATCCCAGCTTTGTTCAATGAGGGTTGCAAATTGTTCACTGGACAAGAGACATCCTGTGGGATCTAAGCAGATGAGATAGGGCTCTTTTAGGGCCCAGTCCAGTAATTGGGAGGAGTCTTTAGCCCATTGGCAATCGACTTGCATGAGGGGCTTTAGCCGCTTTTGATATTCTCCAAATGCTTCATCCAGCCATTTTTCCTTAGTTTTCCCAACAGAGAGGATCTTGAGTTTAAGCATGGGTTAATACTGCTGTTGCTTGATCGCTTGTTGGATGCGCCGTTTGTCATCGCGCTCTTTGATGTCAGCACGTTTATCGACTGTTTTTTTACCTTTAGCGATGGCGATGCGGACTTTAATGCGTCCATGCTTGAGATAAAGAGCTAGAGGAATGAGAGTTAATCCCTTTTCTTGCGAAGCCACTTTAAAGCGTCTGATTTCTCGCTTGTGCATGAGTAATTTGCGATCGCGCTTTTCTTCGTGGTTATAGATATTGCCGAAGCGGTACGGGGCAATGTTGCATCCGATCAGCCAAAGTTCACTATCCAGGACTTTGACGTAAGCGTCTTGCAGAGTAGCGCCATGGTCACGGATAGATTTAATTTCTGTTCCTTGTAAAACGATTCCTGCCTCGAATGTTTCTAAAATTTCGTAATCGTGCGTGGCTCTTCGGTTTGAGACCAGGTCGGCGTGTTTTTCATTCATAGATTGTGGTGCTTTAAAGCTGATTAGAGTGTTGTATACCAATTGGTATCTATTCATATGTTTTCGATAGACCATGTTAAACGATAGGGGAGTAAGTGGCAAGGCGATCAATCGATTCTTTTGAAAATTAGCTCGGTTAGCAAGTTGGGTT
Coding sequences within it:
- a CDS encoding 23S rRNA (pseudouridine(1915)-N(3))-methyltransferase RlmH; this translates as MLKLKILSVGKTKEKWLDEAFGEYQKRLKPLMQVDCQWAKDSSQLLDWALKEPYLICLDPTGCLLSSEQFATLIEQSWDRGGSRLTIVIGGAEGLPLELKQNAQLISLSPLTFTHQITRLVLIEQIYRATEIQKGSNYHK
- the smpB gene encoding SsrA-binding protein SmpB encodes the protein MNEKHADLVSNRRATHDYEILETFEAGIVLQGTEIKSIRDHGATLQDAYVKVLDSELWLIGCNIAPYRFGNIYNHEEKRDRKLLMHKREIRRFKVASQEKGLTLIPLALYLKHGRIKVRIAIAKGKKTVDKRADIKERDDKRRIQQAIKQQQY